One region of Eupeodes corollae chromosome 1, idEupCoro1.1, whole genome shotgun sequence genomic DNA includes:
- the LOC129938695 gene encoding vesicle transport protein SEC20, which produces MDIQKYTLPEIRQDLIDNNLQAKAIIQDILSYRGSINDLETLNEVGRSKLAALRKCIEKLDDWARDVGDPELSKEVDTHRDQFSKTLQAFRKANVATMLEIEKANREELMAITGETDLRKRTGTSSRHNRSSLISQENNVTEKMLSISRHLSETTQKSAITLDTLVMSSQNVDATRDELQSTHGTIHQSGKLLQKYGRRECTDKILLFFAFVFFLACVFYIVQKRLF; this is translated from the exons atggatattcaaaaatatactctCCCTGAAATTCGTCAGGATttaattgataataatttgCAAGCCAAAGCCATAATACAA GACATATTATCCTATCGTGGATCTATAAATGACTTAGAAACACTAAACGAAGTGGGACGATCGAAGTTGGCTGCATTGAGAAAATGCATTGAAAAACTCGATGACTGGGCTCGAGATGTTGGCGATCCAGAACTCTCCAAGGAAGTCGATACGCACCGTGATCAATTCTCGAAGACGTTGCAGGCCTTCAGAAAGGCCAATGTTGCTACCATGTTGGAAATAGAAAAGGCAAATCGCGAAGAACTCATGGCCATCACCGGAGAAACGGATTTGCGCAAACGTACGGGCACTAGCAGTCGTCACAACCGCTCCAGTTTGATATCGCAAGAGAATAATGTCACCGAAAAGATGTTGTCCATTTCAAGACATTTGTCCGAAACCACTCAGAAGAGTGCCATAACCCTAGACACACTAGTTATGTCCTCGCAGAATGTCGATGCAACCCGTGACGAATTGCAAAGCACTCACGGCACCATCCACCAGTCGGGCAAGTTGCTGCAGAAGTATGGTCGACGGGAGTGCACCGATAAGATCCTTCTCTTCTTCGCATTTGTCTTCTTTCTCGCCTGTGTTTTCTATATCGTTCAAAAGAGGCTTTTCTAG
- the LOC129940219 gene encoding uncharacterized protein LOC129940219, giving the protein MSTTSPNRNKATTTPSTKITAEQVIIIIRLIKKYKCIWDRNHPDFGKRQIRSNAFKKIGSYFQLTAEDVSRKYRRYRNCYIQELKQIREKKKTFSNLFYFDEMDFLRKVVGQRAEAAKKSSVVSPSRESSDAINLDYHFNTDDDEIPIESLENDYYFEPVEEHSQFSSYESNHSNEEPLLVAENIKEEVAMSLEPEVVDQEECLIEEIQDEKELENATNDKSDEFDIFAAYLASQLREMDKISALETMEELQRIIFKRRIQILKRDQSSN; this is encoded by the exons ATGTCAACAACATCACCTAACCGTAATAAAGCAACCACTACACCAAGTACAAAAATAACTGCCGAACAAGTTATAATTATAATTCGgttgataaaaaaatacaaatgtatttGGGACAGAAATCATCCAGATTTTGGGAAGCGCCAAATACGATCTAATGCCTTCAAAAAAATTGGAAGCTATTTTCAACTAACCGCCGAAGATGTAAGCCGAAAATATCGACGGTATAGGAATTGTTACATTCAAGAACTCAAACAGATTCGTGAGAAGAAGAAGACCTttagtaatttgttttattttgatgaaatgGATTTTCTGCGAAAGGTAGTTGGGCAACGTGCAGAGGCCGCCAAGAAATCTTCAGTAGTTTCTCCTTCCAGAGAAAGTTCTGATGCAATAAATTTAGATTATCACTTTAatactgatgatgatga gatTCCAATTGAATCTCTTGAAAATGATTATTATTTCGAACCTGTTGAGGAGCATTCACAGTTTTCTAGCTATGAGTCGAATCACTCAAATGAAGAACCTCTCTTGGTGGCTGAGAACATAAAAGAAGAAGTTGCTATGAGTTTAGAACCAGAAGTTGTAGATCAGGAAGAATGTTTAATTGAAGAAATACAAGATGAAAAAGAACTTGAGAATGCAACAAATGATAAATCAGATGAATTTGATATCTTTGCTGCATACTTGGCTAGTCAACTTAGAGAAATGGATAAGATATCGGCGTTGGAAACTATGGAAGAACTTCaacgaattatttttaaacgaagaattcaaattttaaaaagagatcAATCAAGTAATTAG